One Maribacter dokdonensis DSW-8 genomic region harbors:
- the rsmA gene encoding 16S rRNA (adenine(1518)-N(6)/adenine(1519)-N(6))-dimethyltransferase RsmA produces the protein MGTKKKKYKGDKYAQKKHQEKGPVKAKKHLGQHFLKDENIAKQIADTLLQKDYKNVIEIGPGTGVLTKYLLLRNSNLVAMDLDTESINYLNETFPLEHPKAFQGEGSFKVIEADFLNFDISTLFGNEQFGITGNFPYNISTQIVFKMLELRDQIPEFSGMFQKEVAQRICSSEGSKAYGILSVLSQAFYDAEYLFTVEADVFDPPPKVQSGVLRLTRKENFKLPCDEQLLYRVVKTAFNQRRKTLRNSLKTFTLSDNLREDTIFDLRPEQLSVEDFIALTKKIADDTL, from the coding sequence ATGGGAACAAAGAAAAAGAAATACAAAGGAGATAAATATGCTCAAAAAAAGCATCAAGAAAAAGGTCCCGTAAAAGCAAAAAAACACCTTGGCCAGCATTTTCTAAAAGATGAGAATATTGCCAAACAAATAGCAGATACGTTATTACAGAAAGACTATAAAAATGTAATTGAAATTGGTCCGGGTACGGGGGTATTAACAAAGTACCTACTATTACGCAACAGTAATTTAGTGGCCATGGACTTAGATACGGAGTCTATCAACTACTTGAACGAAACTTTTCCACTAGAGCATCCAAAGGCATTTCAAGGTGAAGGTTCTTTTAAGGTTATTGAAGCGGATTTTTTAAATTTCGATATCTCCACTTTATTTGGCAATGAGCAGTTTGGCATTACGGGTAACTTCCCCTATAACATCTCAACCCAAATAGTTTTTAAAATGTTAGAGCTACGAGATCAAATTCCAGAATTTTCGGGTATGTTTCAAAAAGAGGTAGCACAACGTATATGTTCGTCAGAAGGTAGCAAGGCCTATGGTATTCTTTCTGTATTGTCTCAAGCATTTTATGATGCCGAATATTTATTTACCGTTGAAGCCGATGTCTTTGACCCCCCACCAAAAGTGCAATCGGGCGTTTTAAGATTGACCCGAAAAGAAAATTTTAAACTCCCTTGTGACGAACAACTACTTTATAGGGTAGTAAAGACAGCTTTTAACCAAAGAAGAAAGACATTACGTAACAGTTTAAAAACATTCACTTTATCAGATAATCTAAGAGAAGACACTATATTTGACCTTAGACCGGAACAATTATCGGTCGAAGATTTTATTGCATTGACGAAGAAAATAGCAGATGACACCCTTTAA